TCCTGAAAGATTTATGCAGGGTTTTTTTCAACTTAATCCTGTAACCTGATTCCAATGCCCTGAGCTGTTCGAGTTTTTCGAGCTCCTCAAGACCGGAAGCAGGAAGAGAGCTGAATAAAAATAAGAAATCACGCCTGTATGCGTAGATGCCAAGGTGTTTAAAATAAGTCCCAGGCGGAAAAACTGTGTTGTCTCTCCTGTCGCGAATATGTGGAATCGGAGAGCGTGAAAAGTATAGTGCGAAGTCATTGCAATCTGTAACCACTTTTACAACATTTCTATCCATTAATTCATCCGGTGAGGTGATCTCAGATTTTAAACTGCCCATCATAATAGTGTCATCCTCTTCCATCAGATGAATAAGCTCATCAATCATTTGAGGTCCCTGAAGGACTTCATCAGCCTGAAGATTGATTATAATTTTGTTTTCAAGATGCCTGGCTACTTCAGCACAGCGATCAGAACCGGTCCTCAGAGCGGATGACGTCATAATCACATCTCCGCCAAATCCCCTGACCGTATCATATATCTTCTGTTCGTCTGTTGCAACAATAACATTACCGGCATTAACTGACATCTTTGCTGCATTGTATATCCACTGAATAAGTGGCTTTGAACCGATGGAAACGAGCGCCTTTCCAGGAAATCTGGTAGAGCTGAACCGCGCAGGTATGATTACGGCTGCCTTATTATTCATAATTTAATGCCATGATAAGTTGATCCGGCCGAACCGTAGCCGTGCCAACTATGCCTACTGCTATGCCACCGGCATAATTTGCAAGTATAGCTGCGTCCTTAAGTGAAGCCCCTGCTGCAACAGACAATGCAAGGGTGCTTACCACCGTGTCTCCTGCACCGGTAACATCATAAACCTCTCTTGCAGCCGCAGGAATATGAATTACATCCTCGTTTTTTTGAAAAAGGCTCATACCGTGCTCACTGCGGGTTATAAGAATGGCATCTGCGTTTGACTGCTTAAGGAGTATATTTCCTGCCTTTATAAGTGATTCATCGTCGGAGACAGGCATACCTGATGCCATTGACGCCTCAGATGTATTGGGCGTTATAACTGTTGCCCCGGTATAAAAATTGAAATGTTTGAGTTTCGGGTCAACGATGACACACAAATCATTTTCCAGGGAGACCTGCAGGATGGACTGTACGAGATTTCTCGTTATAACTCCTTTTGCATAATCAGAGATGACTATTACTCTTATATCATTTATGTGAGTCCTTATATATCCAATTATCAGGTCCTGTGATTGGGATGATATTTCTCCGCGGCTCTCATGATCAAACCTTACAACGTGCTGATTGTGAGCTATAACGCGGGTCTTCTTTGAAGTTGGCCGGTCTTCTTCAATGATAATTCCGTCAGTGCATATATTTTCAGTAGAAAGGCGGTTGATAACCCAGCGGCCGATATCGTCCCTGCCGACTACTCCGCATATCCTGACCCTGCCACCAAGAGAAAGGATGTTAGCGGCTACATTCCCTGCTCCGCCGAGCATAAAGCTTTCCCTTTGGACATCAACAATCGGAACAGGCGCCTCCGGTGAAATACGCTCAACCTTGCCCCATACATAATGGTCAGCAATAATGTCACCGACAACAAGTACGGTTCTGTCCCGATATTTATTTATGTATTCAGTTAATCTCTTCACTTATTTTATCCGCATCCCGATCCTGTTCCACCTGACCCAGCTGTCTTCGCCATCCCATGACCAGTATATTATAAACGCCTTTCCCCTTATCTTGTTCAATTTAACAAAACCCCAGTACCTGCTGTCAAGACTGAAATCTCTGTTGTCTCCCATGACAAAATAAGAATCCTGTGGAACGACAACAGGTCCAAAATTATCCCTCGGCTGTATAGCTGCCGGATAGAACATTGGATCGCTGTGGGCGGTAAATTGTTCATCAGTCAGATGACCGTTGATATATAACTTCTTATCTTTAATTTCTATGGTATCTCCCGGTTGTCCAACAACACGTTTTATGAAATCCTTTTTTTCATCCTCGGGAAACTTAAATACTATTATGTCGCCGTAAACCGGCTTATTAAATGGAATAATAATTCTGTCTGTCAAGGGTATCTTTACACCGTACATGAATTTATTCACCAGTATGTGATCGCCTATTTTAAGTGTAGGAATCATTGAACCGGATGGTATCTTAAACGCCTGGACAATAAATGCCTTGATTATCAGGGCCATAATTACCGCAATGAGTATGGACTCGATATACTCCCTTACAATGTGTTTCTTCTTTTTTGTGCCGGATGTTTCCATATTCACTATTCTTTCACCTGAAGTATCGCAAGAAATGCCTCCTGCGGGATTTCAACTCTGCCAAACTGTTTCATACGTTTCTTTCCTTTCTTCTGTTTTTCCAGTAGCTTCCTCTTCCTGGTAATATCACCGCCGTAGCACTTTGCAATAACATTCTTCTTGAGCGCCCGTACGGTTTCACGTGCAATAATCTTTCCGCCGATTGCCGCCTGAATGATTACCTCAAACATCTGTCTCGGTATCAGCTCCTTAATCTTTTCGGCAAGCATTCTTCCCCTGGATTCAGCCTTGTCCCTGTGTGTAATGACAGAAAGCGCGTCCACTATTTCACCATTCAGGAGTATATCAAGCCGTATAACATTTGAATCCCTGTAGCCAAGTAATTCATAGTCAAGCGATGCGTACCCCTTGGATATGGATTTGAGCTTATCATAGAAGTCGAGGACAATTTCATTGAGCGGGAGTTCATATGTCAGCATCATACGCTCTTTACTGACATATTTCATATCCCTCTGAATACCTCTGCGTTCCTGACACAGACCTATAATACTCCCGACATATTCAGCAGGGGCAATTATAGTGGCAAGAATGAAGGGCTCTTCAAATATAACTATGTTTTGCATCGGCGGCAGATCAGCCGGACTGTCTATTGTCAGGTGTTCTCCTGCTGTTGTCGTTATTTTATATACGACAGTTGGTGCAGTGCTGATAAGGCTTAAGCCGAACTCACGCTCAAGCCGTTCGTGAATTATTTCCATATGCAGAAGCCCCAGAAATCCGCACCTGAAACCAAATCCGAGCGCCAGAGAGCTTTCCGGTTCAAAAGTGAAGGAAGAATCATTCAGCCTGAGTTTCTCTACGGCCTCTCTAAGCTCTTTGTAGTTATCCGTGTCTGAAGGATAGAGGCCGGCAAAGACCATAGGTTTGACCTCCCGGTAGCCTGGAAAAGGCGATGCAGTCGGATTCGCCGCATCTGTCATAGTGTCTCCAATCTTTGTCTCGCCCATCTTCTTTATGCCTGCGACAACAAATCCCACTTCACCTGCTGTCAGTTCATTGACCTGGACCGGCTTGGGTGTAAAAGTGCCAAGAGATATGACCTCATATACATTCTTTGTGGACATCATCATAACCTGCTGGCGGGGACGTATAACACCGTCAATTATACGTATTAATACAACGACCCCCTGATAGTTGTCATACCATGAGTCGAACATCAGGGCCTTTAACGGTTTGTCAGGATTGCCTGACGGTGAAGGGATTTTTGATATGACTGACTCCAGGATCTCGACAGTGCCGATACCCTCTTTTGCGCTGGCAGGTATTGCCTCACTGTCATCAAGGCCAAGAACATCCCTGATCTGTCTCTTTGTGTCGTCGATATCCGCTCCCGGCAGGTCTATCTTGTTAATTACCGGTACGATCTCAAGTTGATTATCAACGGCGAGATAGGCGTTTGCTATCGTTTGTGCCTCTACACCCTGGGATGCATCAACGACAAGCAGGGCACCCTCGCATGCGGCAAGGCTTCTTGAGACCTCATAAGTAAAGTCTACATGACCTGGTGTGTCAATCAGGTTCAGTATATATTGATTGCCGTCTTTTGCCTTATAATTCAGCCTGACTGCGTGCGCCTTAATGGTTATTCCCCGCTCACGTTCGAGGTCCATGGCATCAAGCACCTGTTCCTTTAAGTCCCGTTGAGCAATGGCGCCGGTATGTTCGAGAAGCCTGTCGGCAAGCGTGGATTTACCATGGTCAATGTGTGCTATGATTGAGAAATTCCTGATTTTGTTCTGAATAGCCATTTTATTTATATGTTTTTATTAAACTATTAATTATAGGGGAAAATAAGAAGTGATGTCAAATGGAGTTACCTGGCATCTGAGCTGCTTTTTTTCATCTTGTGACAGTACAGACACTTGTCCCTTGCCGCATGCCCTGACGGCAATGGTCTAATATTTGCGTTTAAATGACAATTGATACATTCACTGATATTTATGACAGAAACATGAATGTCATCTACTGGTACATCAGGGATTATTCTATTGATCCTGGGGATTACAAATATGGTAGTTACAGCAAGAATCGTTATTATTGCAAAGGCAAGCCACTTGAATTTCAATTCTCCTGAGTCTCCATGACTGTCTTATTATCTGAATCATCAAAAGAGGCAGTTGACTCCTGGATGCCCTCTTCATTAATTTGTTCACTATCCTCCTGAATGAGTTCTGTGAATTCCTTTAACGTTGGCAGGTCTGATATATCTCTTAAACCAAAGTACTGCAGAAATTCCTTAGTAGTGGCATATAATATAGGCCTTCCTGCCACATCCCTGCGTCCTATAATCTTTATCATGTGTTTGTCCAGAAGGCCCTTCAGAACGCCTGATGAGTCAACACCACGAATATCCTCTATCTCGGCTTTTACAATGGGCTGCTTATAGGCAATGATAGCCAGTGTCTCCAGTGACGGTTTTGAAAGACGGCTCGATTGTTTTACCTTCTTTAATCGCCTTATCCACTGGGCTAATTCCGGTCTTGAGGCAATCTGAAACCCTCCTGCGACCTCTACTATCCTCAGGCCAGACAGGCGCATATCGTATTCATTCTGAAGCTCCAGTAACATGTCCTGAATTGCCCTCTTATCCTCATCTTCGAGTATGGTTTTAATCCTGTCGGGGGACAAGGGTTCCCCTGCAACAAAAAGTAACGCCTCAATTATACCTTTGAGTTCACTCTGTTCCACTATAGTGTCTCCTTGATTTCAGCCGGATCTACCCTGTTGTCTTCATTTCTGTAGACCCTTATAGTTTCTGAGCTCCCAGCCTGCATTAATTTAATCAACCGGATCCTGGCGAGTTCCAGCAGGGCAAGGAAGGTGACTACAATAGTGCGTCTTGTACATTCCCCTTCGAGCAGCGACATGAGCGTTACACCTTCATTTGCCGCCACATCAAGCTGTTCTATTATGTCTGTCATTCTTCCACGTACGGTTAATTCATCAGGAACTATTTCAAGCGAGGTTTTCTGAGGGGTTTTAGCTATGATATCACGAAACGCCTCCAGGAGGTCAAACAACCCTACCTCTATAAACACCTCCTCATCTCCTTCTATTGATTTATCAGGCGGATTATAGAAAATATCCCTCCACGTATCTTCTCTCTGTCCAAGCTCCTCAGCAACTTCTTTAAAACTTTTATACTCAAGGAGTTTACGTATCAGTTCTGCCCGCGGATCTTCGACTTCCTCATCTTCAATAGCCTTCTCATCCCGGGGCAGCAACATCTTTGATTTTATATGGGTGAGCGTGGCAGCCATCAGCAGAAATTCCCCTGCTATCTCTAAATTCAAATCCTTCATAAGATCAACATATTCAAGGTACTGCCGGGTTACAAGAGAAATCGGGATATCATATATGTTGACCTCATTCTTCTTTATGAGATGCAGCAGGAGGTCAAGCGGACCTTCAAATATCTCAAGTTTGACTTCATAAGACATAGCCGTCTCCTATATGCGAAGAGTATACTACAATTTCCTCTTAAAGAGAACAAAGAACCGCTCCTTCATCCGATCTGACAGAGGCCTTTTTCCCCAATCTTCTTCATTTATCTCCAATGAACTTTCCATGTCTTCTTCAAACATAGTTATCATTTTCCTCCCGAATCCTTCATCGAGGATCCCAACGTTACCTTCGTCATTTCTGCGCAGGGAAAGAAAATCCAGGTTTGCGGAGCCAACAATGCTCCAGCAGCCGTCAAAAACATAACTCTTTGCATGAAGGACTTCACCATGATAGTTATATATCCTGACACCTTTTTTTAATAGCCATGAAAAGAATGCACGCCCTGCATAATGGGCAGGAGGAACATCGCTCTTGCCTGACAGCAGCAACTTTACAGTTACCCCCCTGTGTACGGCCATCTCCAGTGTGTGGAGCATTCTTATCGTCGGAATAAAGTATGCAGTTGTGATGAGTATACTATTCTTTGCATGGTTGATACTGTAGTATAGCAGTTTCCTGAACATCCTTCTGCCCCTGGCTGAAGAGGCGAAAATGGGTATGACCGAAAGTCCGTTACAGTGTCGTTGACCGCCGTATTGCAAATTACTGTTTATATATTTTCCGCCCATTGCCTTCCATGTCATTTGAAAAGTCCTGAACAATTCCAATACTACCGGGCCTTCCAGTATGATCCCTGTATCTCTCCATGGTTTTCTCTTGTGTGTTAAATGAAACCCCCTGTATTCATTTCCTATATTAAAACCTCCGGTTACTGCCTTAACGCCGTCAATTATTATTAACTTTCTGTGGTCCCTGCGTGTGTAGTGAAATGGTGATGACCAGATGAAAGGTCTGGAGACCCGTATTTTTATTCCGGCCTGCGCCATATCCTTCCAGAAGCCGGCGGGTGTCCAGAATGAGCCGAAATGGTCATAAAGGACATAGACCGTCACCCCTTCAGCCGCCTTTTTCTTGAGAAGGCCGGATAGTTCCGTTCCTGTCTCATCATTGCGGAAGATGTAAAATTGCAGTGCTATAAGAGACCGTGCCTCTTTAATGCTGTCGAAGATGGCATTGAATGAGTCCATCCCCTTGTAGAGTAGTGATACGGCATTTCCATCCTTAAAGAAAGTGCCGTAAATACCCTCTATTTCTGACTTGTCAAAGGTTAATCCCATAATTAGTTAAATTTGCAGATTTGTAGCATAACTTTACTATTATTCAGCAGACAGATGCAAGGATTGACCCTTATACATGACGGGGGTTATACTGATAAGCAGGATGGGAATTCAGAGAAAAATAGTCCTTGCCATTCTGATTACAGGCTTTATCGCCCTGATCACTGGCCTCTCAGTCACATACCGTGAAGTAAAGGATGTACTCACAGAAGCCATAGGAACTAATTTTGCCGAGATTGCCAAAAAGTCTTCAGACCGTTTTGATGCCGCTGTTAAAAAGGAAATCATGACATTTCAATATTTGGCAGATGATCCATCCTTTATAAGGGCTGTCACCAACAATGAGACTGATAATATTGAGGCATATCTGATCCGGTATTTGAAACTTCCTGAAGAACTGGAAGAGCATATCGGACTTTTTGTATTAAACGAAAAGGGGCGAATAATAGCTGGCAGCCGTCGTTACAGGAAAGACCAGTCCAGCGAAGAGAGATGGATCGCTACGTATAATCGCGGCAGCGGCAGGGTATATGTGAGCGATATATATACGGACGAGCTGACTGAAATGAGGGCAATGGACATAGGTATCCCGGTAAGAAACGGGCCTGACGGCAAAGTCGTCGGCGGCATAATGACAATAGTAAATGTGGATGAGTTCTTTAAATTCATTACAGAGATGAGCTTTGCCAGAACTGGCCATGGAATGATTATTAATTCCGCAGGCAGATCCATTATCTGCCCTCTTCTTCCTCCCGACAGACATTCTGTCAGCCAGTCCCTTGTTGCTCAGTTTGCAGGTACCGGTGGAGGGTGGATTCTTGCAGATGATGACCTCCACGGCGGAAAGCACTCAGTAATCGGCTTTAGTCAGTTAAGGTACCTGAATTCTCTGGGTAATGACAGTCTCGGAGGCTACAAATGGTACACCTTTATCAGACAGGACCCTGCAGAGACGTTTGCGCCAGTCAGAAGCCTCATGGTAATGCTTTTTGTAGTTGAGTCCTGCCTTGTTTTATTAATATGCGCCATTGGTGTCTATCTCGTCAGGCGGCTTCTGTTAAACCCGGTTGATTCCATACATAATGGTGTTGAACAGATAAAAGCGGGACATCTTGATTACAGGATTGACATAAAGACCGGTGACGAGCTCGAGTCTCTTGCAAATGGATTTAACAGGATGGGTGAATCTTTAAAAGACCTTTATCATAATCTTGAGGAAAAGATAAAAGAGAGGACATCGGAGCTGGAGACAACGAAGAATTACCTTGAGAGCATACTGAAATATTCGACAGACATGATTATTACAACTGATCTCGACGGTCGCATTGTTACGTTTAATGAAGGGGCAGAGATGATGCTTGGTTACATCAGGGATGAAGTCATCGGAACTCACATGTCTGATTATTATTATAACAGGGAAGACCGCCGGACATTGCTCGGGATAGTCGGTGCAGGAAGGATGGTTGCCAATTATGAAACCCAGTTGATACGAAAGGATGGAAGACTGATAGATATCAGCCTTTCACTTTCTGAATTGAGGGATGAAACCAATGATGTAATTGGCACTGTTGGAATCAGCAAGGATATTACCGAA
The sequence above is a segment of the Nitrospirota bacterium genome. Coding sequences within it:
- the kdsB gene encoding 3-deoxy-manno-octulosonate cytidylyltransferase; the encoded protein is MNNKAAVIIPARFSSTRFPGKALVSIGSKPLIQWIYNAAKMSVNAGNVIVATDEQKIYDTVRGFGGDVIMTSSALRTGSDRCAEVARHLENKIIINLQADEVLQGPQMIDELIHLMEEDDTIMMGSLKSEITSPDELMDRNVVKVVTDCNDFALYFSRSPIPHIRDRRDNTVFPPGTYFKHLGIYAYRRDFLFLFSSLPASGLEELEKLEQLRALESGYRIKLKKTLHKSFRIDTPEDLNKLEEGLIHGK
- the rfaE1 gene encoding D-glycero-beta-D-manno-heptose-7-phosphate kinase, which produces MKRLTEYINKYRDRTVLVVGDIIADHYVWGKVERISPEAPVPIVDVQRESFMLGGAGNVAANILSLGGRVRICGVVGRDDIGRWVINRLSTENICTDGIIIEEDRPTSKKTRVIAHNQHVVRFDHESRGEISSQSQDLIIGYIRTHINDIRVIVISDYAKGVITRNLVQSILQVSLENDLCVIVDPKLKHFNFYTGATVITPNTSEASMASGMPVSDDESLIKAGNILLKQSNADAILITRSEHGMSLFQKNEDVIHIPAAAREVYDVTGAGDTVVSTLALSVAAGASLKDAAILANYAGGIAVGIVGTATVRPDQLIMALNYE
- the scpB gene encoding SMC-Scp complex subunit ScpB, which translates into the protein MEQSELKGIIEALLFVAGEPLSPDRIKTILEDEDKRAIQDMLLELQNEYDMRLSGLRIVEVAGGFQIASRPELAQWIRRLKKVKQSSRLSKPSLETLAIIAYKQPIVKAEIEDIRGVDSSGVLKGLLDKHMIKIIGRRDVAGRPILYATTKEFLQYFGLRDISDLPTLKEFTELIQEDSEQINEEGIQESTASFDDSDNKTVMETQEN
- a CDS encoding segregation/condensation protein A; amino-acid sequence: MSYEVKLEIFEGPLDLLLHLIKKNEVNIYDIPISLVTRQYLEYVDLMKDLNLEIAGEFLLMAATLTHIKSKMLLPRDEKAIEDEEVEDPRAELIRKLLEYKSFKEVAEELGQREDTWRDIFYNPPDKSIEGDEEVFIEVGLFDLLEAFRDIIAKTPQKTSLEIVPDELTVRGRMTDIIEQLDVAANEGVTLMSLLEGECTRRTIVVTFLALLELARIRLIKLMQAGSSETIRVYRNEDNRVDPAEIKETL
- the lepA gene encoding elongation factor 4; the encoded protein is MAIQNKIRNFSIIAHIDHGKSTLADRLLEHTGAIAQRDLKEQVLDAMDLERERGITIKAHAVRLNYKAKDGNQYILNLIDTPGHVDFTYEVSRSLAACEGALLVVDASQGVEAQTIANAYLAVDNQLEIVPVINKIDLPGADIDDTKRQIRDVLGLDDSEAIPASAKEGIGTVEILESVISKIPSPSGNPDKPLKALMFDSWYDNYQGVVVLIRIIDGVIRPRQQVMMMSTKNVYEVISLGTFTPKPVQVNELTAGEVGFVVAGIKKMGETKIGDTMTDAANPTASPFPGYREVKPMVFAGLYPSDTDNYKELREAVEKLRLNDSSFTFEPESSLALGFGFRCGFLGLLHMEIIHERLEREFGLSLISTAPTVVYKITTTAGEHLTIDSPADLPPMQNIVIFEEPFILATIIAPAEYVGSIIGLCQERRGIQRDMKYVSKERMMLTYELPLNEIVLDFYDKLKSISKGYASLDYELLGYRDSNVIRLDILLNGEIVDALSVITHRDKAESRGRMLAEKIKELIPRQMFEVIIQAAIGGKIIARETVRALKKNVIAKCYGGDITRKRKLLEKQKKGKKRMKQFGRVEIPQEAFLAILQVKE
- a CDS encoding PAS domain S-box protein, with translation MTGVILISRMGIQRKIVLAILITGFIALITGLSVTYREVKDVLTEAIGTNFAEIAKKSSDRFDAAVKKEIMTFQYLADDPSFIRAVTNNETDNIEAYLIRYLKLPEELEEHIGLFVLNEKGRIIAGSRRYRKDQSSEERWIATYNRGSGRVYVSDIYTDELTEMRAMDIGIPVRNGPDGKVVGGIMTIVNVDEFFKFITEMSFARTGHGMIINSAGRSIICPLLPPDRHSVSQSLVAQFAGTGGGWILADDDLHGGKHSVIGFSQLRYLNSLGNDSLGGYKWYTFIRQDPAETFAPVRSLMVMLFVVESCLVLLICAIGVYLVRRLLLNPVDSIHNGVEQIKAGHLDYRIDIKTGDELESLANGFNRMGESLKDLYHNLEEKIKERTSELETTKNYLESILKYSTDMIITTDLDGRIVTFNEGAEMMLGYIRDEVIGTHMSDYYYNREDRRTLLGIVGAGRMVANYETQLIRKDGRLIDISLSLSELRDETNDVIGTVGISKDITEWKLAQNKLKEYSLELETMVEKRTTELVESKAHLEAMLGGIAEGVVFVDSNNRITLLNDAAEKIFDIHRDEWYGRDFRDAHSEKAHTKALELISEMKAGIIKSYSSEIKAGEKTVLAHFSPIMHDQEYLGIIFIATDITGMKRLETELQTSEERYRDLVENSPEMIHSVNRERLFIGVNKTELNILGYSLEEMLRMRLEDIVTEEHKDQVIKHIEKVIHEGWSKTEARFIAKDGKIIDVEINASALYDPVTNQFVRTRAFVRDVTELRRLQTELVQAEKLALVGKMSSAVAHELRNPLVPIGGFANLIFKRLGDESPLRKYAGIIVREIDRLEKLLHNILYFTRDKRPELKPCNLNDIINDLLFFYKDTFEEHNISLSIDLSPELPLVSLDHSLIKQALINIIINAIQAMEAGGLLTVESRLKSGRDTLSAVVMVTDTGPGIPNEIMDKIFDPFYTTKIRGLGLGLSLTRGILESHGGEIEVESAEGKGSTFTIVLPVSGRPVE
- the lepB gene encoding signal peptidase I, with product METSGTKKKKHIVREYIESILIAVIMALIIKAFIVQAFKIPSGSMIPTLKIGDHILVNKFMYGVKIPLTDRIIIPFNKPVYGDIIVFKFPEDEKKDFIKRVVGQPGDTIEIKDKKLYINGHLTDEQFTAHSDPMFYPAAIQPRDNFGPVVVPQDSYFVMGDNRDFSLDSRYWGFVKLNKIRGKAFIIYWSWDGEDSWVRWNRIGMRIK